One Mytilus trossulus isolate FHL-02 chromosome 5, PNRI_Mtr1.1.1.hap1, whole genome shotgun sequence DNA segment encodes these proteins:
- the LOC134719037 gene encoding uncharacterized protein LOC134719037: protein MSYERNKLLLFHNFLRLLLPLAQRAEEENQQLFPLCFRRRRRRTQRRFWCRPWLIRRTLFGQYDQLLHELNREDASGYRNFLRVDADLFGEILDRITPAIRKSSTSFREPLEPGLKLAVTLRHLATGSTYADLMYAFRVARNSISLFVPKVCEAIYLAYKDEVMPDEITTEDWMRIASDFERIWNLPHACGALDGKHIRIRKPPNSGSLFFNYKHFFSTVMMALVDADYKFIWLSVGSYGSASDSQIFRDSELRPMLEDGTLDLPPPSPLPNGETDIPYFLIGDDAFPLRSWMMKPYSRKRLDHDERIFNYRLSRARRIVENAFGILAMRFQILIGTMQQLPETVDLIVLSCTTLHNLLRIRKRADLQLFADEEDNNHNLIEGQWRQGAQLTDGDPGYQRNFGNAAGIDQRNYLKNYFNSEAGAVDWQENMI from the exons ATGTCTTACGAGAGAAATAAATTATTACTCTTCCATAACTTCCTTCGACTTCTTCTTCCACTGGCACAGAGGGCAGAGGAAGAAAATCAACAACTGTTTCCTCTTTGTTTTAGGAGGAGGAGGAGGCGGACTCAACGTAGATTTTGGTGCAGGCCATGGCTCATCAGAAGAACTTTGTTTGGACAATATGACCAACTCCTGCATGAGCTTAACCGGGAAGATGCGTCTGGTTACAGAAACTTTTTAAGAGTTGATGCAGACTTGTTTGGGGAGATACTTGACAGAATTACCCCTGCAATCAGAAAAAGCTCTACCTCTTTCAG GGAACCACTTGAACCAGGACTGAAGTTAGCCGTTACACTCAGACATTTGGCTACCGGTTCCACGTATGCTGATCTTATGTATGCCTTTCGTGTTGCCCGGAACTCCATATCACTCTTTGTGCCTAAAGTCTGCGAAGCAATTTACTTAGCATACAAAGATGAAGTCATGCCGGATGAGATTACGACGGAAGATTGGATGCGTATAGCATCTGACTTTGAAAGAATATGGAACCTCCCACACGCTTGTGGTGCTTTGGATGGGAAGCACATTAGAATAAGAAAACCGCCTAACTCGGGGTCGTTATTTTTTAACTACAAACATTTCTTCTCTACAGTGATGATGGCTCTAGTTGATGCAGATTATAAGTTTATTTGGCTGAGTGTGGGCTCATACGGAAGTGCATCTGATAGCCAGATATTTAGGGACTCGGAACTACGACCAATGTTAGAAGATGGAACTTTGGATCTTCCGCCTCCCTCCCCTCTTCCAAAtggtgaaacagatattccttattttcttattggCGATGACGCATTTCCTCTCCGATCATGGATGATGAAACCCTATTCAAGAAAACGTTTAGACCACGATGAGCGCATCTTTAACTATAGGTTGTCCCGTGCACGTAGAATTGTGGAGAATGCTTTTGGCATTCTTGCCATGAGATTTCAGATTTTGATTGGAACTATGCAACAACTGCCAGAAACAGTAGATTTAATCGTACTGTCTTGTACTACTCTTCATAACTTACTTCGGATAAGGAAACGTGCTGATCTACAACTGTTTGCTGACGAAGAAGACAACAATCATAATTTAATAGAGGGACAATGGCGACAAGGTGCGCAACTTACCGACGGAGACCCAGGGTATCAGAGAAATTTTGGTAACGCTGCTGGAATTGATCAAAGGAACTATCTTAAAAATTACTTCAACTCGGAAGCAGGCGCCGTAGATTGGCAAGAGAACATGATTTGA